A stretch of Amycolatopsis balhimycina FH 1894 DNA encodes these proteins:
- a CDS encoding FAD-binding oxidoreductase, whose amino-acid sequence MTHASETQRRTLTGWGRTAPTVADVLSTPDVEVIARAVAQAGARGVIARGLGRSYGDPAQNAGGLVVDMTALDRIHSIDPGSGVVDLDAGVSLDKLMREALPYGLWVPVLPGTRQVTIGGAIANDIHGKNHHSAGSFGNHVVSMDLLTADGQVRTLTPEGQDAELFWATVAGIGLTGIIVRAKVRMKKTETAYFIVDADRTANLDETLGLFTDGSDLTYDYSMSVPDLISSDHRLGRATFSRGSLAKLDELPPKLRSEPLKFDAPQLATLPDVFPNGLGNKLTFGLINELWQKTVPKRGARGKIQNLTQFYHPLDMLSEWNRAYGSKGFLQYQFSVPFGAEDQLKAICRRIATSGHYSFLNVLKRMGEANPAPMSWPAPGWMLSVDFPVKRGLSRFCLELDEAVLAAGGRLYTAKDSRTSPETFAKMYPRLEEWRKVRASIDPEGVFASDMSRRLEL is encoded by the coding sequence GTGACCCATGCATCCGAGACACAGCGTCGCACGCTCACCGGCTGGGGACGCACCGCACCGACCGTCGCCGACGTCCTGTCCACCCCGGACGTCGAGGTCATCGCGCGGGCCGTCGCCCAGGCGGGTGCACGCGGCGTCATCGCGCGTGGCCTCGGCCGCTCCTACGGCGACCCGGCGCAGAACGCGGGCGGCCTGGTCGTGGACATGACCGCGCTGGACCGGATCCACTCGATCGACCCCGGCTCGGGCGTCGTCGACCTGGACGCCGGGGTCAGCCTCGACAAGCTGATGCGCGAGGCGCTGCCGTACGGCCTGTGGGTCCCGGTGCTGCCGGGCACCCGCCAGGTGACGATCGGCGGCGCGATCGCGAACGACATCCACGGCAAGAACCACCACAGCGCGGGCAGCTTCGGCAACCACGTCGTGTCGATGGATCTGCTGACCGCGGACGGCCAGGTGCGCACGCTGACGCCGGAGGGCCAGGACGCCGAGCTGTTCTGGGCGACCGTGGCCGGCATCGGGCTGACCGGGATCATCGTCCGGGCGAAGGTCCGGATGAAGAAGACCGAGACCGCGTACTTCATCGTGGACGCCGATCGCACGGCGAACCTGGACGAGACGCTCGGCCTGTTCACCGACGGCTCGGACCTGACCTACGACTACTCGATGTCGGTGCCGGACCTGATCTCGTCGGACCACCGGCTCGGCCGGGCGACGTTCTCGCGCGGCTCGCTCGCGAAGCTGGACGAGCTGCCGCCGAAGCTGCGGTCCGAGCCCCTGAAGTTCGACGCGCCGCAGCTGGCGACGCTGCCGGACGTCTTCCCGAACGGGCTGGGCAACAAGCTCACCTTCGGGCTGATCAACGAGCTGTGGCAGAAGACGGTGCCGAAGAGGGGCGCCCGGGGCAAGATCCAGAACCTGACGCAGTTCTACCACCCGCTCGACATGCTGAGCGAGTGGAACCGCGCCTACGGCTCCAAGGGCTTCCTGCAGTACCAGTTCTCCGTCCCGTTCGGCGCGGAGGACCAGCTCAAGGCGATCTGCCGGCGGATCGCGACGTCGGGCCACTACTCGTTCCTGAACGTGCTGAAGCGGATGGGCGAGGCCAACCCGGCGCCCATGTCGTGGCCGGCGCCGGGCTGGATGCTCAGCGTGGACTTCCCGGTCAAGCGCGGCTTGAGCCGGTTCTGCCTGGAGCTCGACGAGGCCGTGCTGGCCGCGGGCGGGCGGCTGTACACCGCGAAGGACTCGCGTACGTCGCCCGAGACGTTCGCGAAGATGTACCCGCGGCTCGAAGAATGGCGCAAGGTGCGCGCTTCCATCGACCCCGAAGGCGTTTTCGCCTCTGACATGAGCCGGAGGCTCGAACTGTGA
- a CDS encoding GtrA family protein, protein MVATDPQADTAAAQSTPGLVGQLIRFALIGGFCALIDLGTYTLLTQLAGMAASPWVDIARAISFIVGTTTAFFLNRKFTFAGGRRDGKAQVGSFVLLYTVTFFVAVGVNQLMLQVLPESAWQHTLCWAVSQATATVINFVMLKWVVFREPSTEEN, encoded by the coding sequence GTGGTGGCGACCGATCCGCAAGCCGACACAGCGGCTGCTCAGTCCACTCCAGGACTGGTGGGCCAGCTCATCCGCTTCGCCCTGATCGGGGGCTTCTGCGCCCTGATCGACCTGGGCACCTACACGCTGCTGACCCAGCTGGCCGGGATGGCCGCTTCACCGTGGGTCGACATCGCTCGCGCTATCAGTTTCATCGTGGGCACGACCACGGCGTTCTTCCTGAACCGGAAGTTCACCTTCGCCGGCGGGCGCCGCGACGGGAAGGCGCAGGTCGGCTCGTTCGTCCTGCTCTACACCGTGACGTTCTTCGTCGCGGTCGGGGTGAACCAGCTCATGCTGCAGGTGCTGCCGGAGTCGGCGTGGCAGCACACGCTGTGCTGGGCCGTGTCGCAGGCCACCGCCACCGTGATCAATTTCGTGATGCTGAAGTGGGTCGTCTTCCGCGAACCGTCGACTGAGGAGAACTGA